A region of the Sarcophilus harrisii chromosome 3, mSarHar1.11, whole genome shotgun sequence genome:
gccatgttaataaccaaattaacaaaaaccatatgatcatctcaatcgatgcagaaaaagcatttgataaaatccaacatccattcctattaaaaacacttgagagtataggaataaatggacttttccttaaaataatcagcagcatctatttaaagccatcagtaagcatcttatgtaatggagacaaactgcaaccattcccaataagatccggagtgaaacaaggttgcccactatcaccgttactgtttaatattgtattagaaacactagctttagcaataagagctgagaaagagattaaaggaataagaataggcaatgaggaaacaaaattatcactctttgccaatgacatgatggtatacttagagaaccccagagattctgctaaaaagttattagaaataatccacaactttagcaaagttgctggttataaataaaccacataagtcatcagcattcttatatatcactaacaaaatccaacagtcagagttacaaagagaaattccatttaaagtaactactgataatataaaatatttaggaatctatctgccaaggaaaatcagaaactttatgagcaaaattacagaccacttttcacacaaattaagtctgatctaaccaattggaaaaatattaaatgctcttggatagggcgaggaaatataataaagatgacaatattacctaaactaatctatttatttattgctataccaatcagagtcccaaaaaaactattttaatgacctagaaaaaataacaacaaagttcatatggaaaaaaaaaggtcaagaatttcaaggaattaatgaaaaaatcaaatgaaggtggcttagctgtaccagatctaaaattatattatagagcagcagttaccaaaatatttggtattggctaaggaatagattagttgatcagtggaatagattaggttcaagggatacaacagtcaacaaatatagcaacctagtctttgacaaacccaaagatcccagcttttgggataagaacttactgtttgataaaaattgctgggaaaagtggaaactaatatggcagaaactaggcattgatccatacttaatgccgtacaccaagataaggtcaaaatgggttcatgacctaggcataaagaatgaaattattaataaattagaggaacacaggatagtttacctctcggacctgtggaaggggaaggtctttatgaccaaagcagaactagagatcattactgatcacaaaatagaaaatttcgattataccaaactgaaaagtttttgtacaaacaaaactaatgcagacaagattagaagggaagcaataaactgggaaaatatttttacagtcaaaggttctgataaaggcctcatttccaaaatatatagagaattaactctaatttataaaaatcaagcattctccaattgaaaatggtcaaaggatatgaacagacaattctcagatgaagaaattgaaactatttctagtcatatgaaaaagatgctccaagtcattattaatcgagaaatgcaaattaagacaactctaagataccactacacacctgtgattggctaaaatgacaggaaaaataatgatgattgttgaagggatgcgggaaaactgggacattgatgcattgttggtggagttgtgaacgaatccaaccattttggagagtagtttggaactatgctcaaaaagttatcaaactgtgcataccctttgatccagcagtgttactactgggattatatcccaaagagattataaagaagggaaagggacctcatgtgcacgaatgtttgtggcagccctttgtagtggctagaaactgaaactgaatggatgtccatcagttggagaatggctgaataaattgtggtatatgaatattatggaatatttctgttctgtaagaaatgaccaacaggataatttcagaatggcctggagagacttacatgaactgatgctgagtgaaatgagcaggaccaggagatcattatatacttcaacaacaatactatatgatgaccagttctgatggatcagtgcatcctcagcaacgagatcaaccaaatcatttctaatggagcagtaatgaactgaactagctatgcccagaaaaagaactctgggagatgactaaaaaccattacattgaattcccaatccctatatttatgcccacctgcatttttgatttccttcacaagctaattgtacaatatttcagtgtctgattctttttgtatagcaaaataacattttggtcatgtatacttattgtgtatctaatttatattttaatatatttaatatctactggtcatcctgccatctaggggagggggtgggggggtaagaggtgaaaaattggaacaagaggtttggcaattgttaatgttgtaaagttacccatgcatatatcctgtaaataaaaggctattaaataaaaaaaataaaaaataaaaaaaaaataaaatgtaatgttctctaggaacaggtttcttggggggcttctggaggcagccttcttttcagttcagtaatcaccacgagagCAGCCAGGCATTAaagcccaaatcctttattgtatacttcaaagtcttgtctcttttcctggagcccagttagctttcttagagtaCAGGGGTCCAGCCTCTTCAGGGGGTCCAAGGTGTTGACCAGAGGAATAGAGTCGGTGTCAAAGGAAGACAGGAGTCGTGGGGTAGTTTGATTGAGGAACTGATAGAAGTGATGCTTCCACTTCTCTCAGGCTCCTTTAGgctttattttatactatatcttgatcatatacttttctttaggTCAACAGAGTCTTCAGACATGTATCTGACTTATTGACTTttatatattacttcatttgacatttaatatttgagtaAGTTTTTTATGGTTGTGTTAATTATTAATTACATTATGTGAAGCCAATAATGAAAGGTAAATGTTATACAAGgttaaatgtcagtgaattttgttagtttacttATGTCTTCTTTGTCAATCCTATGGATTGTTTGATTCCTCTGACTTGAAACCATATACACAGGCATTTAGGGCAATTCCTGGTTATACTTTAACCATCTTTTGGTTCCTAGATATACTGATCTTTTCTGAGTCTAAGTTGGTAAACACCATTATTTCTTGGACCTTTGGATTCTTTCCTATAGTGCCAATGCTTTCCATagtgttctctcctttatcatttgtctCAGTGAGAAATCAGTTTTATTAGGACAGAAATATGCAAGTGGAATCGTTTCTAGTTAACTTGCCCAAATTCCCCTTGTCACCAGATTTTTTAGATGTTTTAGTGTCAATCAagccaattataaataatataggaaatagtagTCCATTAATGAgaataatagaaggaaatgttGTTCCTGCATGAGTGCTGTGCACATCTGATCTCAGTGCTGGTCTTTGCCAATTAGCTTAGAGACTGCGGCTTCCTACattagaggcctatttctctccttaGTTCCAAAAGCTCCTgatgctagtcctttgcctctgccagtttCTGCCCCTAGatccctccaaatgtctctgaatccaaaagtttgtgcttcagcctccagccagcacaaaggtggaagatggaatgaatctgtctcagcctctaaGAGTTTCTAGTGTGCCTGTCCTTtttggccctgacagctcctccttaatGTGTTCCAACTTGAGTATacaacaatcattatatcactaggaaactatcatttgttgtaggattaaatcaatgctaaactagatttaaccattgtctcctcaattccacttaataccttgtttcaagttctggcccaaaacatctccttgtaggattaaatcaatcattctaaatcatgctaaattaaataactagtgtctctatcaattccattgacttagtaccttgtaagaatcctaacaagtcCATATACAAATTTCTCAGGAGCAATTCATCCCTTTCAAGTACTTTTTATATACATCCCTTTACATCCCAATACATCCCTTTCATTGTCTTTCAAGTACTATTAGTATCACCATAGATGAATCAGTGTTCCTCTAATTCAATTAAGCCCTTCTCTTtatgtaataatatttttctgtCCAGGCAATTGAAGTTTAATTATTATTACCCAAGATCATAAAACTAGTaagtaataaatgtctgagataggatttaaactcaggtccttctgacactaggtcagtgctctatccacaacaccatctagttgccccatttTATGTTACTATTCTTTTAATTATACTGTGATCTTTTAACAGTGTCTCTCATTCTCATTACCACCATTCTTTCCACATCaacattttaccattttttttttaatttgttaaaggCTCATCTGCCTTCTGCTTCCAGTCTGTCCCTTCTCTCTTCAGAGAAGTGTTTTATTTACCTTAATGATAGCCAAGATAATCTTCTTGATAGTGTTATCAATGACAATGAGGCTCAGTGTCTTTGGTGTTTATATCTCATAGCTAATATCACCATTATTAGGAGATGAAGTTTCATTAGCCATCTCCTGTCTCGACTAGAAGTAAAATCAGAacttttaacatttccttctttatgagGGATTGTTCTCAATGTGTTCCATCAAATGAGTAGGTTTCTTGGAAACAGAAATAATTGGACCATAGGGAAAGTAGTCACAGGCTCTAACAATCTGGTTCTACCATGTAATTGTTTAAAAAGAATCATATTTCAATACAGGAAATTAAGATTTCCTCTTCAGAACAGAATCAGGAATGttgtcctcccccccccaaaaaaggccaCTACTGGAAGCCTTTTCAGTGATTAAGAATTcaattatatttaacatgtatcagactggctgccatctaggggagggggtggagggaaggaagggaaaagttggaacagattgtttgcaagggtcattgttgaaaaattaccagtgcatatgttctgtcaataaaagctataattaaaaaaaaaaaagatttaaggtcttacacttacacgaactgatgctaagtgaacagaatcaagagaatattgtatgcaGTAATAAGATTATTTAATGACCAagagtgatggatttggctcttttcaaaaatgaggtgataccaaacaattataatagatttgtgatagaaagtgccatccacatccagagagagaactatggagtttgaatatgcaaaacatagtattttctgtttttctggttGTTTTTGCTTATctgcttgcttttattttctttcttatggttttcccattttgatctgatctttcttgtgcagcatgatgaatatgaaaatgctGTTTAGaagatgtttaaaagaattgcacatgtttaacatgtttaaacaagattgcttgttgtcttggagaagggggagggagggaaaggaaaaataaaatactattaaaatattaaaaaaagaagaattcaatTTTTAATAAGATAGACCGTTTAATTATTTTACAGCTTGTTTGGGAAGATTATTCTTATCTGTATATTCATTCACTTAGTAGAGTTAACACATTGGATAATGGAATGAAGATCCAAAAGATACCAAAAGTAGGATATGTACTGAATCCAATATGATAcaaggaaaaatgaatgaataagtgaatgaattaaaagacatttattaaatgatatttaGATGCTGAGTGCtgaaaatataatgttaaaagaaatatggtctctgtcttcaaggagtttatatcaTAAAAGGCATTGAAAACTTATGTAAGAGGGTGTTGTTTAGGAAAATATGGTTCTAGAAATTCAATTATATAAGTACAGAATAAGAGATTTATTGTGGAAAGCCACAGACAGCGAGGGAACTCTTGGTGAGATATAAAATTCTTCAGCCCAGAGAGAACCTGATAACCACATCTGGTTTGGCTTTCATCTCCCCTTGGGGTGTCTCActcttcctgaaaagtcaggaagggcatgaccacctgtgttctacttgaagcagggatacttacagtaaagagaggcATTTATATATTAATAGCAGGATGTTTATAGTTAGCACTTGGGCAGTGTGTGGTGATGATGttattgtactaaggtatttagggactgagaggacttgaaataaacaagacaccatttttgaccatccttgtgggtTCCCTatttcatcactcctccactaaaaccaaggactcaggctggtcctaagatcctccagagagctattCCAGACACTATATTTTGGCATCCCAGTGTGGCGGACTGTAGAAAGCACAGTACAATTTAGCTAGAtaatcatttatttgaaaaagacCTTATGGTTCTTAGTAGACCTCACCTTCAATGTAAATCAAAAGTAGGACATGTCTTGTAAATAAACAAGGAAATTCAAAACTGCATTAATAGGGAATAGGGTCATAATCAATAGGGAATGCTATGTTAAATATCTCTTCTTAGGAAGTCTAGTGACAAACCTCAAGGCTTTCAAAGGAAAGTTAACAAGATGCTGAGGATTAGAAGGATTAAAGAAACTCAGGGTGGattgaagtgttaagtgtattaAAACAGACTAAATAGGTATGTCTATGATATGTctcttcatgtatttgaaaagtttttgaaaactGAGTTGAtgatcatcaattggggaatggctaagttatagtatatgcaagtaatggaatattattgttttgtaagaaacaattCAGCAGTCTGAttgcagaaaggcctggagagacttacatgaactgataataagtgaaataagtagaaccaagaaaacattgtccacaacaacaagaaaatgtgatgatcagttctgatgaacatgcAACTCTCATCTATACTCAGGATCCTTTCTTTCCTATCAAAACTTCCCTCCTTATAATGAATAGTACTGTGTGCAACTATTTTCTATACAATCAATTATATACATGAAAGGAATAACCTTTGATACTACAATCTCCCCAGAAATTGGATGTAACAGCATTTCTAGCCCGAGCATCACACATAGAACAGTTTAATTTGTCTGGTCTTCCTGAACTCTTTCCCCACCACACCACAGGCCCAGTTGGAAGAGTCTAATTATAACAATATCCCGGATGTGCTTGGTTTTGACACCATATATAATGGGGTTCAATGCAGGGGGCACAACTACATAGAGATTGGCCAGCAGGATTCCGCATCCCAGTTGGCTGATCAGCACTGTTGAGTAGGCTGGAAGGTAGAACATGAGGATGACAAAAACATGAGAGGTACAAGTACCAAGAGCCTTCAATTGGGCATCACGGGATGGCAATCGGAAGACAGCTCGAAGAATAAATATGtaggaaatggaaatgagaaaCACATCTAAACCTGTGGACAAGAATGACAATACCAGAGTATAGATATTATTGGCAGTTATATCTGCACAGGCCAGTCTGGAAATCTTAGTTAATTCACAATATGTATCAGTAATGATATTGTTCCCACAGAATGGCAAGCGCTCAACTAGAAAGACAAAAGGGGAAGTGAGGATCAGGCCCCTGGCCACAGAAAATCCTGCTATGTTCTTGATCACAGAGGGGGTTAGGATCATGGTATATCTCAATGGGAAGCAAATGGCCACATAGCGGTCAAATGCCATGGCTAAAAGAATTGTTGACTCcatgacaaagatgaaaatgacaaaaaacatCTGGGTGATGCAGGCCTCAAAAGAAATGGACTCAGCCTGGAACCAGAAGAGAGCCAGCATCTTTGGCATGATGGTGTTGCAGAGCAAGAAGTCTGTCATAGCCAACATAGCCAGGAAGAAATACATGGGTTCATGTAGACTGTGTTCCATCCAGATAAGTATGATCAGCAAGGAGTTACCTCCAAGAGCCACCACATACATTGTGCAGAAGGGGATGGAGATCCAAAACTGTATTTTCTCCAGGCCTGGGATGGCCTTCAAAATGATGACATCTGGGTGGAAAGTGTGATTGATATTATCCATGACAAGTAATAGATGTCCTTTCCGTATTCTTCTCACTCTTAGGATTTGTcaactaaaaaagataaagatcttatatttacaaatattgttttatagCACTCATGAAACCTTGGTACTACTACTGGTGAAATACTACCTATTGtccctttttttgtaaaatgatgttGTTAGTATAATGCTATAGAAAATAACATAGAAAAATTTTCTTCAGTGGCCCTATGGATAGACCTTCCTGAAAGGTAGATAGGAGGAGAGGGGGAATATTTC
Encoded here:
- the LOC100932001 gene encoding olfactory receptor 52B2-like, with the protein product MDNINHTFHPDVIILKAIPGLEKIQFWISIPFCTMYVVALGGNSLLIILIWMEHSLHEPMYFFLAMLAMTDFLLCNTIMPKMLALFWFQAESISFEACITQMFFVIFIFVMESTILLAMAFDRYVAICFPLRYTMILTPSVIKNIAGFSVARGLILTSPFVFLVERLPFCGNNIITDTYCELTKISRLACADITANNIYTLVLSFLSTGLDVFLISISYIFILRAVFRLPSRDAQLKALGTCTSHVFVILMFYLPAYSTVLISQLGCGILLANLYVVVPPALNPIIYGVKTKHIRDIVIIRLFQLGLWCGGERVQEDQTN